GTCGCCGGTATAGGGCGATAGCGCCAGCACCTCGCCTTCGGCGCCGGCGACGATCAGCCGATCGCCCGCCAAGACCGGCCCGGTCCAGATCAGCGGCTTGGGGCGCGTGGCGGTCGGATCTATGAAGCGGCCGATGCCGATGACCCAGCGTACGCGGCCGTCGCTGCGCCTGAGGCACACCACCTCGCCGCTGCTGGTGAGCACGTAGACGAAGTCGCCGGCGACCCAGGGCATCTCGACGCCGCCCAAGTCGCTGTCCCAGGCGCGGCCGCCGCTCCTCAGGTCGATCGCCGCCATGCGCCCGGAATTGCTGATGGCGATGAGCAAGCCGCGATCCACCACCGGCTGGCCGCGGATGTCGGCCAAAGTCGAGATGGTGTCGGAGCGCCGCGCCGCCACCAAAGAGTCCGACCAGATGACGCGACCGTTCTCGGTGCGGAGCGCGAAGATCTCACCCGACGAATAGGGCACGACCAGCGTGCCGCCATCGACCGCGGGGCTGGCGCCGCCCAGGAGGCCGGCAGTCTCCGGAATGCCGGCATGGGACCAGAGTCGATGCCCGTCATTGGCGTCGAGGGCGAAGGTCTGATTGTCGACGGTGAGCACGAACACCCTGCCGCCGGCGATGGTCGGCGGCGAGCGCACCGGCCCCGGCACGGGCTGGCGCCACAGCTCCTTGCCGTCGCTGGCCGACAGAGCCAAGACCTGGCCGTAGCCGGTGCCGACGAAAACCTTGCCTTCGGCATAGCCGATGCCGCCGGGCTGCACCGCGTCCGACCGGTTCTCCTTGGCCCGTGCCTCGGCGCGCCAGAGGATCTTGCCCGTTGCTGGATCGATGGCGGAGACCTCGCTGTCGGCGTCGACCACATAGACCCGTCCCTCGCCGACGACCG
The Pseudomonadota bacterium DNA segment above includes these coding regions:
- a CDS encoding PQQ-binding-like beta-propeller repeat protein; the protein is MLISSLRMKTVLFLAMALALSGCGMFDWLGDAPPRPLPGRRISVLQLDQRIDVDPELTEVPVRLPRPVVNAEWPQAGGEPNHAMYHLAAGGELKVAWRVSIGSGSDSDRKLLSPPVVGEGRVYVVDADSEVSAIDPATGKILWRAEARAKENRSDAVQPGGIGYAEGKVFVGTGYGQVLALSASDGKELWRQPVPGPVRSPPTIAGGRVFVLTVDNQTFALDANDGHRLWSHAGIPETAGLLGGASPAVDGGTLVVPYSSGEIFALRTENGRVIWSDSLVAARRSDTISTLADIRGQPVVDRGLLIAISNSGRMAAIDLRSGGRAWDSDLGGVEMPWVAGDFVYVLTSSGEVVCLRRSDGRVRWVIGIGRFIDPTATRPKPLIWTGPVLAGDRLIVAGAEGEVLALSPYTGDVLGHIKVPDGIMISPVIADQTVYLLSDGGELIALR